The DNA window ACGACATCATCGAACCCATCGGAAAGCGGGTGGTTGTCCGCAAGGATGACAACAAGCGGGAAACCCGCAGCGGCATCGTCCTCCCCGACAGCCACGAAATCCCCGTCATCACCGGCCGGGTGATCGCCGTCGGCAAGGCGATCGAAAACGATGAGGACCAGACCATCCGCCAGTATGATAAGGTTCTGTTCGACCCCCGCGAAGCGATTCCCGTGGAATTGGAGCACGACAATCGCCTGTTCGTGGTGCATATTGACAAGGTGCTTGCGATTTTCCGGCGCTCGGGCGCCGCAGCGAATGGGAAAAAACCCGCAGACGAAGCAACCGACGCAGACTGACTTCGCATAGCGGTCAATCCGCAGGCCCAAGCGATGCCTGACGGAGAACCTTGTGACGTTTTCTGCGTAAATCTCACTGAACCATCACCTTCGTTTGTCGCACCGGTTGTAAAAGGTTGTAATCCCCATGAGTAAAAAGATTGTCCTCGTCGGTCACTGCGGCCCGGATAACAGTTATTTACGAATGGCCGTTTCATCGGCCGTCCGGTCCGCTACCGTTCTCGCAGCCGACGATGCGCGCGAGCTCGACACGATGCTCGCCCAGGGCGTCGATCTGCTGCTGCTCAACCGCGAGCTTGGCTGGGGGTTCGATCAAACCGAAGGCGTGGACGTCATCCGCACGCTCCGCGCCAAGCATCCCAACGTCAAAATGATGCTGGTCAGCAACTATCCCGAAGCCCAGACCGCCGCCGAGGCCGCCGGCGCTTTGCCGGGCTTTGGCAAACGGGAAATCGGTAGCGCGCGGGTCACGCAATTGCTCCGCGACGCGATGGCGTCGGACGCGCCGGCGAAAGCGTGAACGGTCTGTCATTTTTCCCTACCCCTCGGCCCAGACAGCCCGCCCAATGCTGGCGAGGTTTGTGGTTGGGAGGTCTGGCGGTACCACCCGACCCCGCCCCGCTCGGCAGGCGAGCGGGCGTGAGCCATTTTTAATTCCCGGCCGGGCCATGAGTTAGGCCAGCTTTTTTCGCGCTCCAATTCAAAAATAAGGACTTACGCCCAACGACATTTTGACGGGGTTGCGTCAAAGACCCTCGCCAACGCCGCGGGCTGTCGGGAAGTTAGCAGTTACAAGCGCGTGTTTTATGTCGCCGGCATCGGGTCAAACCCGGCCTGCCCGCTGGGGCCGGATTATCGCCAGGTTGGGGCCGAGCATGTTTTCATCGGTGCTTCGCCGGCGCTCCGCGCCGAAGCGCAGCGCGCGTGCAAGGTTTGGCCGGGCCTGGAGATGGGCGGCGGCGACGAATCATCGAGCTCGCCGGAGCGCGAAAAAATCGATTTGCATGAAACCCGATCCCGCCGCGAGCGGCCGGGGCTAAACGGGCGGGACTTCGCCCGAAGTTTCACGAGCCAATTCGCGGCGACCGCCGGCGCGATCGACACGGATGTCGGTGTTGGAGACAATCGCGTGGATGAGCAGCGGGGAGCAAAACAGTCCGGGCCTGCCGCGCGTGCTGTCGGTGCTGGACTTGCTGACCGAAGAGGAACTGGTGGAGTTAAACCACCGCATCGTGCAGCGGCTGCGGCTCATGCAGGAGATTCGCGCCCACGGCAACATGATGAATTTCCGCATCGGGCAGCGGGTTCGCTTCATCAACCCCGCCGGCGAGGTGATCCGCGGCGTGCTCACGCGGCACAACCGCAAATCGGTCACCGTGGTGACCGACACCGGCCATCAATGGCGCGTCTCGCCGTCGATGCTGGAAGCGGATGAACATGGAGCACCGAAATGATGGTCGGTTTTCTGGGCTGACAATCTTAAAAGGTGGATGTCACCTTTAACGCCACTGTCACCTTTAACGCCACTGTCACCTTTAACGCCACCTTTAACGATCCAGGAGTGACTCCCTTTTGATTTCTCCAGACGCTAATTGGCACGTTTGGCTATTTCAATCCAAGAGGAGACGGGTCGCTCAACAGCAACTCCAGGGTGATCATCGTGCGTTGTGTCCGACTGGGGCAAGGAGAGAATTGAATCCGTTGAAACGGTCAGTTTGAGCGGAACCCATTGACCGGATTTCTTTGCGAACGTGAAAACATAGGATTTCGTCGCAAAAAGTGCGGAAACGGGATGCACAGGCTGCGTTCGCTTTCGGCTGAACGAATCGCGCAGCGCAGCCACTCCGACGATTGGGGTCGAGATGCTATCAGACTTTTTCAGATCCACGCTCATCACCTCAACAACATTCTTTTGTTCGTAAACGCCGCCGTCAGGGAAGCCGGAGAACTTCTCCTTGTTCTGTTGCACTAGCTCCTTTTGCACCTCGATTGAAAATCGCTTTACGAATTCCTGGAAGTCTTCGATCTGCGGCGGGGCGTCTGATGGCTTTGATGTTGCCGCCGCGAGCTCGTTGCGCAGTCGCTCGTTC is part of the Candidatus Angelobacter sp. genome and encodes:
- a CDS encoding co-chaperone GroES translates to DIIEPIGKRVVVRKDDNKRETRSGIVLPDSHEIPVITGRVIAVGKAIENDEDQTIRQYDKVLFDPREAIPVELEHDNRLFVVHIDKVLAIFRRSGAAANGKKPADEATDAD